Genomic DNA from Methanoregula sp. UBA64:
GTACGTGTAGAGCCCCTTGGTGAGACTCGGGCACGAGGCCGGCTCGACGCCGATGATGTCCACGTCCTTGTGCTTCCCGGTCAGTTTGTCCCCGGCAAACGGGAACGAGATGCCGGCAAAGTTCGAGCCGCCGCCCACGCAGCCGATCACTACGTCCGGGTACGCATCGACCGAGGCCAGCTGCTCGCGGCACTCAAGGCCAATCACCGTCTGGTGGAGACAGACGTGGTTGAGGACCGAGCCCAGTGCATAGTTCGTGTTGTTGTGGCTTGCCGCATCCTCGACTGCCTCGGAGATTGCAATCCCGAGCGCCCCGGGCGTATCGGGGTCTTTTGCGAGAACGGCCTGCCCGGACTTTGTCTTAGTGCTCGGGCTCGGGATACACTCCGCTCCCCAGACCTGCATCATGGATTTCCGGTACGGCTTCTGCGTGTAGCTCGACCGGACCATGTACACGGTACATTCCAGACCGTAGAGCATGGTTGCAAAGGACATGGCTGAGCCCCACTGGCCGGCGCCGGTCTCGGTTGCGATCCGCTCGATACCTGCCTTTTTGTTATAATACGCCTGCGGTATCGCAGTGTTGGTCTTGTGGCTCCCGGCCGGGCTCACGCCCTCCCACTTGTAGTAGATCTTTGCCGGGGTCTTCAGGAACTTCTCCAGCCGGTGGGCGCGGTAGAGTGGGCTTGGGCGGTAGAGCCGGAACACTTCCCGCACTTCCTCGGGGATATCCACGTACTTATCGGTCGTTACTTCCTGCCGGATCAGTTCCATGGGAAAGATCGCGGAAAGATCTGCGGGGCCGATGGGTTTGTGGGTCTGCGGGTGAAGCGGGGGGTCGAGCGGCGAGGGCAGGTCTGCCTGGACATTATACCACTTTTTTGGGATCTGCTCCTCGTCAAGGAGGATCTTGGTCTGCATACTAAGAGATTACTTTGTACGAATATATACATTATGGTACAAATTTGATATTTTTAGTATTTTTACGGGCGTTCAACGTATGCCCCCTACCGGTACATAGTGATACCAAAACCTGCCGGCAAATTCCCGGACATACCTGTGAATAAGAAACGTCCCCGTTACCCGGAACGTTTCAGGTCCGGGTGTTCGTTCCTGAACCGGATAAGGGAGTCGCAGAACTCGCCCAGGTACTCGTCCATCGAGAGGCTCCCTTCCTGGAACCGGCACTCTTCTTCCTCGATCACCCGTTCGATCATGTCCTTTGTCGGGAGGAGGAGGTCGAGAGGGATTTCGGCTTTTTTGGATCCCCGGACCATCGCTTCGCGGAAAAGGCCGATGCAGTACCCGACACGGTAGGTATAGGTATCCCGGGTCTTTTCCAGATAGCCGGCCACCCGGTCGGTCTCAACCGCAAGGAAGTCCTCTTTTACCTTGTCGTCATTGCACTTCCCGAGCATGTACCGGTAGTGGGCATACGGGTACATGGTTTCAAGTTCGGTAGGCACGATCCCGCAGGTGCCGAAGATCACGATGTGGTACTGGGACTCATCGAAGACCTGCGAGATGATCATCCGGATGAGCTGGTGGCTCGGGCTCGTGCTGTACGGCTTTTTCATGGCGCAGGGCATAAAAATGGCAATTTTTTTGGGCTGCACCTCGTACTCGTCGATGATGTACCGGTAAGAATCCTCGAACTCTTTGAGGTAAAACGGGGGACCGGTGAGAAACGGCTTATTGCGGGAATCATCCGGTCCCTGCTGGGGTGGTGCCATGCTCTTCCCTAGAGGATCGTCTGTCGGATCCTATGAATCACGCGGTCGGGGATCGGAGGTATGCCGGCAGGCGGTCTCCCACGCACTCCGGTCCAGCACAAACCCGAGCGTTCCTTCCTCAAGTCCCGACCCGGGTGTTGTCGGTCCCGTACAGGTAAAGCCGGTCTTTTCAAGGACCCGGAGGGATGCTTTGAGTTCCGGAAAGGTCGTTGCCATGATCCGCAGGATCCGGGGATAGGAAAAGACTGCCGGGATCATCTCCCGTACCGCCTCGGTGGCATATCCCCGGCCCTGGAATGCATCGAGCACCGAATACCCGATGAGCACGGTCCCCGGCTCATCGTATGCGGTCCCGGTCCCGCCGCTCCCGACAAGGATTCTTCTCTTTGCCTCCGGCTCGTCCAGCACCCAGTACCAGCAGGCAAAGAACGGATCGGTCTGTTCGGTCTCCATCCGGAGGAACTCGGCGAGGACTTCTGTGTTCATTTCAGAAGGCGGCCAGGCTGCGGGGATCTCTGCATCCAGCAGCCGGGAAAGCTCCGTATGGTCATGGAGATCGGCGGACAGGATCTCACGGTCTGCAGGAATGAGATCGAGACGCCGGGTATGGAGACGGAGCCCGGTCATCAGGCCGGCCCCGGAGGATAGTACGGGTAGTCCATCTGTTTCTGGATCGCGGCCCGTGCAGCAGGACCGGCGATCTTTTCTGCAAGGTACAGCCCCATGTCAATGGCGGCGGTCACGCCCCCGGCCGTGATCACGCGATCGTCATCCACAACCCGGTCTTTCGATACCTCTTTTGCAAATTTCCTGAGGATCTCCGTGAGGGCCGGGTTCGTGGTGGCCCGCCGGGTCTTGAGCATCCCCGCCGCCCCGGCGAGCAGTACGCCCCCGCAGACCGCGGCAACGGTTGTTTTCCCCGGATCAATGGAAAGCCATGCGATAAACTTCCGGTCCCGGAGGAGGTCTGCTATTACGTTCCCGCCGGGAATGACAATGTAATCGAATCCCGAAAGATCCGGGCTGACCATGTCCACTGCAAGTTCAACGCCCTCGAACGACCGGATCCGTTCCTGCCGTGCACAGGTGCAGTATTCCAGATCCGGCACAAAGCCCCTGGTCCTGAGCCGGGTGAGCGGGTCGTACGCACCGGCAAAATCAAGGAGCGTCACGCCATCGTAGAGAACAAATGCGATCTTCATGAATCCTTCTGATAATACTGTATACCTCCTGGAAAATTATGCCTGCTGGATGATGCCGTGTGGGGAACGGTTTTGGCCCGCAAAATCCAATACCCGTACACCAGAGGGAACATGGCCGGGAACAGCAAAAATTCGGATAAATCCAATAATACCGGCTTCTTTTGCGGCAAGGCCGGCTATTATGCCCGGTACCGCAGGGGCTACCCGGCAGAGGTCTTTGATACGATCGTTTCCCGGTTTTCGCTTGCCCCGGGATCGGCAGTCCTCGATCTCGGCTGCGGGACCGGGAACGTGGCGCTTCCCCTTGCCCGGCGCGGCCTGAAGATCTATGCTGTTGACCCTGACCCGGAGATGCGCGAAGCGGGCCGCAGCCGGGCCAGAGCAGACCGGGTCCCCGGTATTTCCTGGCTTGCCGGCTCCGATACGACCCTTGGGGCCCTTGGCCTTCCACCGCTCCGGCTCTGCACCATGGGGCTCTCGTTCCACTGGATGGACCGGCCAGCGGTTCTTTGTGCCCTCGATACCCTGATAGGGCCCGGTGGGGGGGTAGCCTGCCTGAGCCGGACCGACGGGTTCTTCTCTCACCTCCATGAGGGGTGGGGCCGGGCGGTAAAAGAGGTCCTAACGGAGATGCTCGGCGATTCGTGGGACTATTCGGGGCGCCTTAAAAAGAAGCTCGGCAATGAGAAGGACCGGCATGAAGACGTCTTTGCCCGGTCCCCGTTTTCGGCCTTCGAAGTTGTGGAATTCCCGGTCCGCGAGACATTTACCGTGGACGAGATCATCGGCCACCAGCTCAGCACCTCGTACATCGACCCGGTTCTTCTCGGCGAGCGCAATGCCGAGTTCCGCGACCGGCTCACCAAAAGCCTGCTTGCACTCGAACCTTCGGGAACATTTTCCAGTGAATCGGTGGTCCAGCTTATCATTGCGAAGCGGGCGTAACCCCCATCAGGATCCGGCGGAATACGGTGCCGGTAATTTTACCAAACCCGGAACAAGTTCCGGGAATTAAAAAAAGAGGTTCTCGTTTTTTAAAGGGCCTATTCCTGCCTGCCCCTGCGGAATACGCCCATGAACAGGCATTCGTCGGCATCGATGGTCCCGACGCCTTCCTGGTCGCCGATGGGCATGCCCAGTCCCCGGACAATAACGGCCGGCGTGCATTCATCGGCCTCGCCCATGACCAGTTCTGCTGCTGAGGCGATGTTGTCGGCCACGGCCCGTTTAGTCACCTCGAGCTTGCGCCCGAAGAGGTCGCTCCTGCCCCGGTCATCGATCACCGAATCGATCCCGGAGCACCCGATGGCAACGCCGGAACACCCCAGCCGCATGGCATGTGTCCTGCTGTCGATAACAAGCACCCCGACAGAGACGCTGCACCGGCTCTCGATCTCCCTGCGGATCCTCTTTGCGCTTGCATCCGGGTCCTTTGGCAGCGGGACAATACAGCCCGGCGGGGCGTTCGAGGCATCCACCCCTGCATTCGGGAGCAGGGTGCCCTGCTTCATGCAGAGCAGGAACCCCGGGATCCCCCCGACAATATCGTCGCTCTCGGCAAGGACCACTTCCACGGTGCGGGGGTCCATGTGGTGCTTCTTTGCCAGCTCCTCTGCACGGGAAGACGGCGTTACCGCATCGAGATGGATGACATGTCCTTCCGCGGTGGCAACAGCGGTCTCGGCAAGGACCAGGACATCGCCGTCACAAAATCCCCCGGCGGCCGCTTTTGCCGACTCGATGATCCGGTCCACAAACGGGTCGCCGGGACGGATGATCCCCGTGGAGAGGCCGATCACCGTATATGAGTTCTTCATCTACGGCCTCGTCATGCGCTCGCGGACTTTCATGATATCCCGGGTGGCCGCCACATCGTGGGTCCGGATGATGGACGGGCCTTTTTGTAACAGCTCCATGGTCACGGCAAGGGTGCCCGGGAGCCGTTCTTCGGGATAGCGGTTCAGGAGCATCCCGATAAAGGTCTTCCGTGACACCGCGGCTAGCACCGGGCGGTCAAATTTCAAAAACTCCTCAAAGTGCCGGCAGAGTTCCCAGTCGTCCTCGACCGACCGCATTGGGGTCCAGATCCCGACGCCCGGGTCGAGCACGTACTCTTTTACCCCGGCCTCATCGCACCTTTTTATGACGCCTTCGAGCGAGGCAAGCGTCTCGGCGACCCCCACGGGATCGCCGGGCTGCCGGTTTGCCGCCATCACGAAGGCAGGGAGGCCGGCGTCAGCCACCTCTTTCGCATACGCCGGGTAAATAAATCCCCCGATATCGTTTGCCGCGTGGACATCGTGGTTCAGGCAGACCGCAAGCACTCCCGGGTGCATCGTATCCACGGAAACCGTGATCCCGCTCCCGTCGAGTTCGTTCAATGCCGCCTCGACCCGTTCCGCCTCGGTCTTCCCGCTGATCGCCTGCGTGTTCGGTGCAGTGCTCCGGGCGCCGAGATCGATCATGTCCGCGCCCTGCTCGATCATTGCTACTGCCGTTGCATGCACTTCTTCGAGAGGAACGTAGGAGTTGGCGTAGAAGGACTCGTTGCTCACGTTGATGACGCCCATGACCCGGACCGGGGCATCGCCCCCGATCACCAGCTTGTTCACGGTGCAGGTCTTCATTGCATCCTCTGCGCTGCGGTGAAAGTGTTCTCCATGAGCGTTGCAATGGTCATGGGACCGACACCCCCGGGAACCGGGGTAATCGCGGATGCTACCTCTTTTACTGCATCGAAATCAACGTCGCCCACGAGTTTCCCGTTGAGCTGGTTGATCCCGACATCGATGACAACCGCGCCGGGTTTGACCATCTCCGGTGTGATGAAGTGAGCTTTTCCTATGGCCGAGACCAGGATGTCGGCCCGTCGGAGCTCCCCGGGGAGGTCACGGGTTTTGCTGTGGCAGATGGTGACCGTTGCATCGGCGTTCGTGAGGAGCGCTGCCATCGGCCGTCCCACATCGATGCTCCGGCCCACGACTGCGGCCCGTGCGCCGGCAACCGGTATGTTGTATTCTTTTAAGATCGTCATAATCCCGGTCGGGGTGCATGGAGTAAAGCAGGGCTTCCCGCTCATTAAGAGGCCAAGGCTCGTGGGGTGGAACCCGTCCACGTCCTTTTCGATCTTCACCGCGGAGATGACCTTATCGGTATCGATCTGTTTCGGGAGTGGGAGCTGGACGAGGATGCCGTTGATATCATTGTCCGCATTGAGCCGGGCAACGGTCTCCAGCACCTTTGCCGTGGTGGCATCGTCCGGGATCTCGATCCCGACCGAGCCGATCCCCACGCGCTCGCAGGCCCGGTGCTTCATCCGGACGTACATCTGCGAGGCCGGGTCGCTTCCCACAATCACGGTGGCAAGGCGCGGGTACAGGCCGGATTCGCCGATCGCCTCTTTTGTGAGTTCGAGCCGCTTTTCCGATACTGCTTTCCCGTCAAGTATGGTGACCATTGCCAAAAACCACCTGTAAATAGAAAATGAGAAAAGGGATTATTATACTGTCGGGTAAATCGGGTACTTCTGCGCCATTGCAGTGACTTCCCCGTTTACCTTTGCGATCAGCGTCTCGTTCTTGATATCCTTTACCACCGACGCGATCCAGTTCCCGATCTGGCGCATCTCGGCCTCTTTCATGCCCCGCGAGGTGACGGCCGGGGTACCTACCCGGAGACCGCTCGTGACAAACGGGCTTTTCGTCTCGTTCGGGATCGTGTTCTTGTTGACCGTGATGCCTGCCTTACCCAGGGCAACCTCGGCCTCGAGGCCGGTCAGGTGCTGGTTGGTGAGGTCGATGAGCATCAGGTGGTTGTCGGTGCCGCCCGAAACGAGCCGGATGCCGTTGTTCATTAAGGTCTCGGCGAGCACTTTTGCGTTCTTGATGATCTGCTTGTTGTATTCGGTAAACGAGGGCCTGAGCGCCTCTTCAAAGCAGACTGCCTTTGCGCTGATGACGTGCATTAAGGGGCCGCCCTGCATGCCCGGGAAGACCGCCTTGTCGATTGCCGCTGCATATTCCTCGTTGCACATGATCGCGCCGCCGCGGGGGCCGCGGAGGGTCTTGTGGGTCGTAGTGGTCGTAAAGTTCACGACGCCGACAGAGGTCGGGTGCTGCTTGGTGGCCACGAGGCCGGCAATGTGGGCGATATCCGCCATGCAGAAGGCGCCTACATCATCGGCGATCTCCTGGAATGCCTTGAAATCAATGGTCCGCGGGTAGGCAGATGCACCGCACACAATCATCTGCGGCTTCTCTTTTTTCGCCATCTCGCCGACCGCGCCGTAATCCAGAACTTCCGTCTTCGGGTCTACTCCGTACTGGGCGACCTGGTAGAATTTGCCGGTGAAACTGACCGGGGCGCCGTGAGAAAGGTGGCCGCCCTGGTTGAGTTTCATGGAGAATATCTTCTCGCCCAGTTTCATGTTGGCAAAATAGACTGCCATATTTGCCTGGGTGCCCGAGTGGGGCTGGACATTTGCGTGCTGTGCGCCGAAGAGTTTCTTTAACCGGTCGCGGGCGAGGTTCTCTGCCATATCGTGGAACTCGCAGCCGCCATAGTACCGCTTCCCCGGGTAGCCCTCGGCGTACTTGTTGGTCATAATCGAACCCATCGCTTCGAGCACCGCACGGCTGACAATGTTCTCGGAAGCGATCAGCTCCAGGCCGTTCGTCTGCCGGAGCCGCTCCATCTCTATAATATTTGCAATTTCTGGATCGGTTTGGGATAGATACGACATATGGAAAAAGGTTGGCGTGGATCAGGTAATACCTTTTCTTTGGTACCGTTCAAAGGGATCGGATCTGCAGCGCACAAGGGCCGGTCGCCCTGACCCGGGGCGGGGGTAAAACAGCGCGTACGGGGCCAAAACGACCTCCCGGGGGAGCCCCGCGCCTCATTTGGTAAAGCAAACAGGCACAAACCTTTTTTTCCTCATCTGCAGATCACTACTATTATTAATAAGGAGTGCGCCGCACCAGTATATATCACAACATATACAGGTTAGGCATGGTTCGACCGGAAGCAAAGATCAGGTACCTCGAGTTCGAACTTGAAGAAAAGGAGAGAGTGATCAAGATGATGGAAAACGCAGGAAGCGGTGCAGGCGAGGACCGCGTTGCAGCGCTCGAAAAGAAGGTCAACGAGATGGAAGCGCTCGTCAAGGGACTCACCCAGGAACTCCTTGACCTGAAGTCGATTGCCATGAAGATGTCCAAGCAGACCGAGGAGCGCAGCCGCCAGGAGCTCAAGCGCATGCAGCCGATCGTCCAGGGCTCACAGGTGCCCGGCGCGGTATCCGGCAATGCCTCGGCAGCGCCCCAGGCCGGTGGCAGCACGGTCATTATCCGCAGGGGTTCCCGTGCAGCGGAAGCCGAACCCGAGGCCCCGGCAGAACCCGCCATGGATATGATCATGCAGCCCGATGGGACCATGAAACTCGAACCCCGACGCGGGGACAAGGACTACATCGTTGCTTCTGCCGGCTACGGGCGGAACAAGAAGGGGATCTCCGCAAAGCCCAAACAGAGCG
This window encodes:
- a CDS encoding TrpB-like pyridoxal phosphate-dependent enzyme, with amino-acid sequence MQTKILLDEEQIPKKWYNVQADLPSPLDPPLHPQTHKPIGPADLSAIFPMELIRQEVTTDKYVDIPEEVREVFRLYRPSPLYRAHRLEKFLKTPAKIYYKWEGVSPAGSHKTNTAIPQAYYNKKAGIERIATETGAGQWGSAMSFATMLYGLECTVYMVRSSYTQKPYRKSMMQVWGAECIPSPSTKTKSGQAVLAKDPDTPGALGIAISEAVEDAASHNNTNYALGSVLNHVCLHQTVIGLECREQLASVDAYPDVVIGCVGGGSNFAGISFPFAGDKLTGKHKDVDIIGVEPASCPSLTKGLYTYDFGDEAGYTPLMKMFTLGHDFVPPAMHAGGLRYHGDSPIVSRLVHDGVMRAVAYHQSEVFEAAQTFARTEGIIVAPEASHAVKGAVDEALACKKTGEEKTILFNCTGHGNFDMTAYDAFYSGKLVDYEYPDELIKEALGRIPKIE
- the folD gene encoding bifunctional methylenetetrahydrofolate dehydrogenase/methenyltetrahydrofolate cyclohydrolase FolD; translation: MVTILDGKAVSEKRLELTKEAIGESGLYPRLATVIVGSDPASQMYVRMKHRACERVGIGSVGIEIPDDATTAKVLETVARLNADNDINGILVQLPLPKQIDTDKVISAVKIEKDVDGFHPTSLGLLMSGKPCFTPCTPTGIMTILKEYNIPVAGARAAVVGRSIDVGRPMAALLTNADATVTICHSKTRDLPGELRRADILVSAIGKAHFITPEMVKPGAVVIDVGINQLNGKLVGDVDFDAVKEVASAITPVPGGVGPMTIATLMENTFTAAQRMQ
- a CDS encoding class I SAM-dependent methyltransferase codes for the protein MAGNSKNSDKSNNTGFFCGKAGYYARYRRGYPAEVFDTIVSRFSLAPGSAVLDLGCGTGNVALPLARRGLKIYAVDPDPEMREAGRSRARADRVPGISWLAGSDTTLGALGLPPLRLCTMGLSFHWMDRPAVLCALDTLIGPGGGVACLSRTDGFFSHLHEGWGRAVKEVLTEMLGDSWDYSGRLKKKLGNEKDRHEDVFARSPFSAFEVVEFPVRETFTVDEIIGHQLSTSYIDPVLLGERNAEFRDRLTKSLLALEPSGTFSSESVVQLIIAKRA
- the glyA gene encoding serine hydroxymethyltransferase gives rise to the protein MSYLSQTDPEIANIIEMERLRQTNGLELIASENIVSRAVLEAMGSIMTNKYAEGYPGKRYYGGCEFHDMAENLARDRLKKLFGAQHANVQPHSGTQANMAVYFANMKLGEKIFSMKLNQGGHLSHGAPVSFTGKFYQVAQYGVDPKTEVLDYGAVGEMAKKEKPQMIVCGASAYPRTIDFKAFQEIADDVGAFCMADIAHIAGLVATKQHPTSVGVVNFTTTTTHKTLRGPRGGAIMCNEEYAAAIDKAVFPGMQGGPLMHVISAKAVCFEEALRPSFTEYNKQIIKNAKVLAETLMNNGIRLVSGGTDNHLMLIDLTNQHLTGLEAEVALGKAGITVNKNTIPNETKSPFVTSGLRVGTPAVTSRGMKEAEMRQIGNWIASVVKDIKNETLIAKVNGEVTAMAQKYPIYPTV
- a CDS encoding DJ-1/PfpI family protein encodes the protein MKIAFVLYDGVTLLDFAGAYDPLTRLRTRGFVPDLEYCTCARQERIRSFEGVELAVDMVSPDLSGFDYIVIPGGNVIADLLRDRKFIAWLSIDPGKTTVAAVCGGVLLAGAAGMLKTRRATTNPALTEILRKFAKEVSKDRVVDDDRVITAGGVTAAIDMGLYLAEKIAGPAARAAIQKQMDYPYYPPGPA
- the folP gene encoding dihydropteroate synthase, giving the protein MKTCTVNKLVIGGDAPVRVMGVINVSNESFYANSYVPLEEVHATAVAMIEQGADMIDLGARSTAPNTQAISGKTEAERVEAALNELDGSGITVSVDTMHPGVLAVCLNHDVHAANDIGGFIYPAYAKEVADAGLPAFVMAANRQPGDPVGVAETLASLEGVIKRCDEAGVKEYVLDPGVGIWTPMRSVEDDWELCRHFEEFLKFDRPVLAAVSRKTFIGMLLNRYPEERLPGTLAVTMELLQKGPSIIRTHDVAATRDIMKVRERMTRP
- a CDS encoding DUF5591 domain-containing protein; protein product: MAPPQQGPDDSRNKPFLTGPPFYLKEFEDSYRYIIDEYEVQPKKIAIFMPCAMKKPYSTSPSHQLIRMIISQVFDESQYHIVIFGTCGIVPTELETMYPYAHYRYMLGKCNDDKVKEDFLAVETDRVAGYLEKTRDTYTYRVGYCIGLFREAMVRGSKKAEIPLDLLLPTKDMIERVIEEEECRFQEGSLSMDEYLGEFCDSLIRFRNEHPDLKRSG
- a CDS encoding GNAT family N-acetyltransferase; this encodes MTGLRLHTRRLDLIPADREILSADLHDHTELSRLLDAEIPAAWPPSEMNTEVLAEFLRMETEQTDPFFACWYWVLDEPEAKRRILVGSGGTGTAYDEPGTVLIGYSVLDAFQGRGYATEAVREMIPAVFSYPRILRIMATTFPELKASLRVLEKTGFTCTGPTTPGSGLEEGTLGFVLDRSAWETACRHTSDPRPRDS
- the cofE gene encoding coenzyme F420-0:L-glutamate ligase; protein product: MKNSYTVIGLSTGIIRPGDPFVDRIIESAKAAAGGFCDGDVLVLAETAVATAEGHVIHLDAVTPSSRAEELAKKHHMDPRTVEVVLAESDDIVGGIPGFLLCMKQGTLLPNAGVDASNAPPGCIVPLPKDPDASAKRIRREIESRCSVSVGVLVIDSRTHAMRLGCSGVAIGCSGIDSVIDDRGRSDLFGRKLEVTKRAVADNIASAAELVMGEADECTPAVIVRGLGMPIGDQEGVGTIDADECLFMGVFRRGRQE